In Mesotoga infera, the genomic window GTTGAAGGCTCTTTGATAAATCCCGCCTGTTCGGTTTATAATATAGACATGAATATCGTTCCTATTTTCGTTCCACATGAGGGTTGCAGAACGCGATGCACATTCTGCAATGAATACTCCGCGACCGGAGTCAGGAAGCTTCCCGATATGGAAGAGGTTTTGTCGAC contains:
- a CDS encoding radical SAM protein; the encoded protein is MIDCTTWKVTQKAHCLRFVEGSLINPACSVYNIDMNIVPIFVPHEGCRTRCTFCNEYSATGVRKLPDMEEVLST